The following proteins come from a genomic window of Micavibrio aeruginosavorus EPB:
- the dnaA gene encoding chromosomal replication initiator protein DnaA, whose product MKSNEVLSFKNDSFKPTPEILDLWNNIHNALRGEFGEAVFRSWLKPLTLQAYYHGTLEVSVPTRFMRDWIQSHYSARILEMCAGINADVRRLEIVVVQSGARPSEDEQPVAAAAPVAPVKSNQNEEEDPFGLSAPFDPRFTFDTFVVGKPNALAHAAARRIVESPNVPFNPLFLYGGVGLGKTHLMHAIGQAMKDKWPNRRVVYLSAEKFMYQFVRALRAKDTMAFKEAFRSVDVLMIDDIQFISGKESTQEEFFHTFNALVDQNKQIVISADKAPSDLTGLEERLRSRLAWGLVADIHPSTYDLRLGILQSKREQLGAEIPDAVLEFLALKVTSNIRELEGALNRIVAHADVTKQPVTLESTQDVLQDLLRAHDRRITIDEIQRKVAEHYNIRLPDMHSARRARNVARPRQVAMYLAKQLTSRSLPEIGRKFGGRDHTTVMHAVRKIEELMVEDAQIAQDVDVIRRSLTG is encoded by the coding sequence ATGAAGAGCAACGAAGTCCTTTCTTTTAAGAATGATTCTTTTAAGCCAACACCTGAAATTCTTGATCTGTGGAACAATATCCACAACGCCCTGCGCGGTGAATTCGGCGAAGCCGTTTTCCGCAGCTGGCTGAAGCCCCTGACACTGCAGGCCTATTACCACGGCACGCTGGAAGTATCGGTTCCCACCCGTTTTATGCGTGACTGGATTCAATCCCACTATTCCGCACGTATTCTGGAGATGTGCGCAGGCATTAATGCCGATGTTCGCCGCTTGGAAATCGTTGTGGTTCAATCCGGTGCCCGCCCGTCCGAGGATGAGCAGCCTGTGGCCGCTGCGGCCCCGGTTGCCCCGGTAAAATCCAACCAGAACGAAGAAGAAGATCCGTTTGGTCTGAGCGCACCGTTCGATCCGCGTTTCACCTTTGACACGTTCGTTGTCGGCAAGCCGAATGCGCTGGCCCATGCCGCTGCGCGCCGCATTGTCGAAAGCCCGAACGTACCGTTCAACCCGCTGTTCCTGTATGGCGGCGTTGGTCTGGGTAAAACCCACCTGATGCATGCCATCGGTCAAGCGATGAAAGACAAATGGCCGAACCGTCGCGTTGTCTATCTGTCGGCTGAAAAATTCATGTATCAATTCGTGCGGGCTTTGCGCGCGAAGGATACGATGGCGTTTAAAGAGGCCTTCCGCTCCGTTGACGTTTTGATGATTGATGACATTCAATTCATCAGCGGCAAAGAATCGACCCAGGAAGAATTCTTCCACACGTTCAACGCGCTGGTTGACCAGAACAAACAGATCGTGATCTCCGCCGACAAGGCACCGAGCGATCTGACCGGCCTGGAGGAGCGTCTGCGTTCCCGTCTGGCCTGGGGTCTGGTGGCTGATATTCATCCCAGCACCTATGACCTGCGCCTGGGCATTTTGCAGTCCAAGCGTGAGCAATTGGGCGCGGAGATTCCGGACGCTGTCCTGGAATTCCTGGCGCTGAAAGTAACCTCGAACATTCGTGAACTGGAAGGCGCGTTGAATCGCATCGTGGCCCATGCCGATGTGACGAAACAGCCGGTGACGCTGGAATCCACGCAGGACGTTCTGCAGGATTTGCTGCGCGCCCATGACCGCCGCATCACGATTGATGAAATCCAGCGCAAAGTGGCGGAACACTACAACATCCGCCTGCCGGATATGCATTCCGCCCGCCGTGCCCGTAACGTGGCCCGTCCGCGTCAGGTGGCGATGTATCTGGCCAAGCAATTGACGTCCCGTTCCCTGCCGGAAATCGGCCGGAAATTCGGTGGCCGCGACCACACGACCGTGATGCACGCCGTGCGTAAGATCGAAGAGCTGATGGTCGAAGACGCCCAGATTGCACAGGATGTGGACGTGATTCGCCGCTCGCTCACGGGCTGA
- the groL gene encoding chaperonin GroEL (60 kDa chaperone family; promotes refolding of misfolded polypeptides especially under stressful conditions; forms two stacked rings of heptamers to form a barrel-shaped 14mer; ends can be capped by GroES; misfolded proteins enter the barrel where they are refolded when GroES binds): MAAKDVKFRGEARDKMLRGVNILADAVKVTLGPKGRLVVLEKSFGAPQVTKDGVTVAKSIELKDRHENIGAQLVREVASKQNDVAGDGTTTATVLAQSIIREGVKAVAAGMNPMDLKRGIDKAVLAVVEDLKSRAKPVKDNSDIEKVGLISSNGDKEIAEYIAKAMDKVGNEGVITVEEAKSLETELDIVEGMQFDRGYLSPYFITNADKMVCELENPYILLHEKKLSNLQSMLPILEAVVQSGRPLLIVAEDVEGEALATLVVNKLRGGLKIAAVKAPGFGDRRKAMLEDMAVLTKGEVISEDLGIKLETVTLPMLGQAKKVRITKDDTTIIDGAGEKADIDARCAQLRAQIGETTSDYDREKLQERLAKLAGGIAVIRVGGASEVEVKERKDRVDDAMHATRAAVEEGIIAGGGAALLYATKALASLKGDNRDQDVGIDIVRRAIQSPVRQIVENAGVEGSVVVGHMLEKGDANWGYNAQTNEYVDLISAGIIDPAKVVRAALQDAASVAGLLITTEAMVTDAPEDKKAHDHGADMGGMGGMGGMGF, translated from the coding sequence ATGGCTGCAAAAGATGTAAAATTCCGCGGCGAAGCCCGCGATAAGATGCTGCGCGGCGTGAACATTCTCGCTGACGCTGTGAAAGTTACGCTGGGCCCGAAAGGTCGCCTGGTCGTGCTGGAAAAATCCTTTGGCGCACCGCAGGTGACCAAGGACGGCGTAACCGTTGCCAAAAGCATCGAACTGAAAGACCGCCACGAAAACATTGGCGCGCAACTGGTTCGTGAAGTGGCCAGCAAACAAAACGATGTTGCTGGTGATGGTACCACCACCGCAACCGTTCTGGCCCAATCCATCATCCGCGAAGGCGTAAAAGCCGTTGCGGCCGGTATGAACCCGATGGACCTGAAACGCGGTATCGACAAGGCTGTTCTGGCCGTTGTTGAAGACCTGAAATCCCGTGCGAAGCCGGTGAAGGATAACAGCGACATTGAAAAGGTCGGCCTGATCTCCTCCAACGGTGATAAAGAAATCGCCGAATACATTGCCAAGGCCATGGACAAAGTCGGTAACGAAGGCGTGATTACGGTTGAAGAAGCCAAATCGCTGGAAACCGAACTGGACATCGTCGAAGGCATGCAATTCGACCGTGGTTACCTGTCCCCGTACTTCATCACCAACGCTGACAAGATGGTGTGCGAGCTGGAAAACCCGTACATCCTGTTGCACGAGAAAAAACTGTCCAACCTGCAATCCATGCTGCCGATCCTGGAAGCTGTGGTGCAGTCGGGCCGTCCGTTGCTGATCGTTGCAGAAGATGTTGAAGGCGAAGCTTTGGCGACGCTGGTTGTCAACAAACTGCGCGGTGGTCTGAAAATCGCTGCTGTGAAGGCTCCGGGCTTTGGTGATCGTCGCAAGGCGATGCTGGAAGACATGGCTGTCCTGACCAAGGGCGAAGTGATCTCCGAAGATCTGGGCATCAAGCTGGAAACCGTAACCCTGCCGATGCTGGGTCAAGCGAAGAAAGTCCGTATCACGAAAGACGATACGACGATCATCGACGGTGCAGGCGAAAAAGCCGACATCGACGCCCGTTGCGCCCAATTGCGCGCCCAAATCGGCGAAACCACGTCCGATTACGACCGTGAAAAACTGCAAGAACGTCTGGCCAAACTGGCTGGCGGTATTGCCGTGATCCGCGTTGGCGGTGCATCCGAAGTTGAGGTGAAGGAGCGTAAGGATCGCGTTGATGACGCCATGCACGCCACCCGCGCCGCAGTGGAAGAAGGTATCATCGCCGGTGGCGGTGCAGCGTTGCTGTACGCAACCAAGGCGTTGGCCAGCCTGAAGGGCGACAACCGTGACCAGGATGTCGGTATCGACATCGTGCGCCGCGCGATCCAGTCCCCGGTTCGTCAGATCGTTGAAAACGCTGGTGTTGAAGGCTCCGTCGTTGTTGGTCATATGCTGGAAAAAGGCGATGCCAACTGGGGTTACAACGCCCAGACCAACGAATATGTCGACCTGATTTCGGCTGGCATTATCGACCCGGCGAAAGTCGTTCGTGCGGCTCTGCAGGATGCAGCCTCGGTTGCTGGCCTGCTGATCACCACCGAAGCGATGGTCACCGACGCGCCGGAAGACAAAAAAGCCCACGACCATGGCGCCGATATGGGCGGTATGGGCGGCATGGGTGGCATGGGCTTCTAA
- the rpsT gene encoding 30S ribosomal protein S20, whose product MANHKSAKTRIRRNARAAAINGSRVGRIRTFVKKVELALSANDASAAEAALKMAQPELDRGVAKGVMNKNAVARKMSRLTARIKAMKAA is encoded by the coding sequence ATGGCCAACCATAAATCGGCAAAAACACGTATCCGTCGTAACGCACGCGCAGCCGCCATCAACGGCAGCCGCGTTGGCCGCATTCGTACCTTTGTGAAAAAGGTTGAGCTGGCTCTGTCCGCGAACGATGCATCTGCCGCTGAAGCCGCTTTGAAAATGGCACAGCCGGAACTGGATCGTGGCGTTGCCAAGGGCGTGATGAACAAAAACGCCGTTGCCCGCAAGATGTCCCGCCTGACCGCGCGCATCAAGGCAATGAAAGCCGCGTAA
- the mutM gene encoding bifunctional DNA-formamidopyrimidine glycosylase/DNA-(apurinic or apyrimidinic site) lyase codes for MPELPEVETVCRGLAKPFTGQVIASAQVRRPDLRRPFPRGLVKKITGRKIASVTRRAKYALLHMDDGSILVLHLGMSGRVKILPPAQARDYKPETHDHFLFTSVRGHMMVLNDARRFGQVMWFKSDDAMMQDASFATLGPEPLSNAFSGPTLLAALAGKKTAIKVALLDQRVVAGIGNIYASEALYIAGIKPTRAAGTIRGDEAEALVAAIRQILTKAIESGGSSLRDHRQTNGEMGYFQFEFAVYDREGDACARCGKPIQRLVQGGRSTFYCPGCQK; via the coding sequence ATGCCCGAATTACCCGAAGTTGAAACGGTTTGCCGCGGTCTGGCCAAGCCCTTTACGGGGCAGGTCATTGCATCCGCGCAAGTGCGCCGCCCGGATTTGCGGCGTCCGTTTCCACGTGGCCTGGTCAAGAAAATTACAGGGCGCAAGATTGCATCGGTGACGCGGCGGGCCAAATACGCGTTGTTGCACATGGATGATGGATCCATTCTTGTTCTGCATCTGGGCATGTCGGGGCGTGTGAAAATTCTGCCCCCGGCGCAGGCGCGTGATTATAAACCCGAAACACACGATCATTTTTTATTCACATCGGTGCGCGGACACATGATGGTGCTGAACGATGCGCGCCGTTTTGGTCAGGTGATGTGGTTCAAATCCGATGATGCGATGATGCAGGATGCGTCCTTTGCCACATTGGGTCCAGAACCCTTGTCGAACGCATTCAGCGGGCCGACATTACTGGCGGCGCTTGCGGGTAAAAAAACCGCGATCAAGGTCGCGTTGCTGGATCAACGCGTTGTGGCCGGGATCGGGAATATCTATGCCAGCGAAGCGCTCTATATCGCCGGGATCAAACCGACCCGTGCGGCGGGGACGATTCGCGGGGATGAGGCGGAGGCCCTGGTCGCGGCCATCCGGCAGATTTTGACCAAGGCCATTGAATCGGGTGGGTCATCCCTGCGGGATCATCGCCAGACGAATGGCGAAATGGGCTATTTTCAATTTGAATTTGCCGTTTATGATCGCGAAGGCGATGCCTGTGCCCGGTGCGGTAAACCCATTCAACGGTTGGTGCAGGGCGGGCGGTCGACCTTTTATTGCCCCGGTTGCCAGAAATGA
- the recF gene encoding DNA replication/repair protein RecF (All proteins in this family for which functions are known are DNA-binding proteins that assist the filamentation of RecA onto DNA for the initiation of recombination or recombinational repair.) has translation MSFIETLHLNHFRCYDDGALDGLKPGPVILCGPNGAGKTNVLEAVSFLAPGRGLRTAKISELQKNDCTEKPWAISARVESAYGPVRIGTGRDGADDKRIVRINGENAKGGQSALAEYLSILWLTPQMDRLFTDAASGRRKFLDRMVFAFDPGHSGRMTRYENAMRQRSKLLQDGALGRVPDPAWLDALEITMAETGVSIAAARQDFVQRLQQAINRVPADLATLFPRAQLGLSGTMEELVRRVPALEVEEMVRYQLRQSRMRDAQTGGAATGPHKSDLNVTYIAKAMPADQCSTGEQKALLIGIVLAHARMVAAERGAPPVLLMDEIAAHLDENRRAALYRQLLDLRAQVWMTGTDLALFDSVGDTATFIGVDHGRLSPVLARAVA, from the coding sequence ATGAGTTTTATCGAAACCCTGCATCTTAATCATTTCCGTTGTTACGATGACGGCGCGCTGGACGGTTTGAAACCCGGGCCGGTGATTTTGTGCGGGCCGAATGGTGCGGGCAAGACCAACGTGCTGGAGGCTGTCTCCTTTCTGGCCCCTGGCCGCGGTTTGCGCACGGCCAAAATTTCCGAATTGCAAAAAAACGATTGCACCGAGAAACCCTGGGCGATTTCCGCGCGGGTTGAAAGCGCCTATGGCCCGGTGCGCATCGGCACGGGACGCGATGGCGCGGATGATAAACGCATCGTGCGCATCAATGGCGAAAATGCCAAGGGCGGACAATCGGCCTTGGCGGAATATCTGTCCATCCTGTGGCTGACGCCGCAGATGGATCGGTTGTTTACCGATGCCGCATCGGGGCGTCGCAAGTTTCTGGATCGCATGGTGTTTGCGTTTGATCCCGGCCATTCCGGGCGTATGACACGGTATGAAAACGCGATGCGGCAACGCTCGAAGTTGTTGCAGGACGGGGCTTTGGGCCGTGTCCCCGATCCGGCATGGTTGGATGCGTTGGAAATCACCATGGCGGAAACCGGTGTATCCATTGCCGCCGCGCGACAGGATTTCGTCCAGCGCTTGCAACAGGCGATCAACCGTGTGCCCGCCGATCTGGCGACGTTGTTTCCGCGGGCGCAGCTGGGCCTCTCCGGCACGATGGAAGAATTGGTCCGTCGCGTGCCTGCGCTCGAGGTCGAGGAAATGGTGCGATACCAACTGCGCCAAAGCCGGATGCGTGATGCGCAAACGGGCGGGGCGGCGACGGGGCCGCATAAATCGGATTTGAATGTGACCTATATCGCCAAGGCGATGCCAGCCGATCAATGTTCGACGGGGGAGCAAAAGGCTCTGTTGATCGGGATCGTTTTGGCCCATGCGCGCATGGTGGCGGCCGAACGCGGGGCACCGCCCGTGTTGTTGATGGATGAAATCGCCGCCCATCTGGATGAAAACCGCCGGGCGGCCCTGTATCGCCAATTGCTGGATCTGCGGGCGCAGGTCTGGATGACGGGGACGGATTTGGCCCTGTTCGATTCGGTGGGCGATACGGCGACCTTTATTGGCGTGGATCATGGCCGTTTAAGTCCTGTTTTGGCCCGCGCTGTGGCGTGA
- the gyrB gene encoding DNA topoisomerase (ATP-hydrolyzing) subunit B has translation MSEPAQKNIMSNEDAAQNYSADSIKVLRGLDAVRKRPGMYIGDTDDGSGLHHMVYEVVDNGIDEALAGHSDLLVVTLNADGSATIRDNGRGIPVGIHAEEGVSAAEVIMTQLHAGGKFDQNSYKVSGGLHGVGVSVVNALSEWLELRIWREGKEWFMRFRHGEAEAPLKEVGDMKPGQRNGTEVTFLPSPATFTMTEFDFTTLEDRLRELAFLNSGVRITLRDNRTNEPRETEFFFEGGIESFVHYLNRNKTPIAKKPVYMRAEENNITVEVSMEWTDAYHETMQCFTNNIPQRDGGTHLQGFRNALTRVLSKYAEEEGLLKKAKDLKITGDDMREGLTCVLSVKVPDPKFSSQTKDKLVSSEVRPVVESVVGEYLNIWLGENPTEAKKVVGKMIEAATAREAARKARDLTRRKGVMDISTLPGKLADCQERDPSKSEIFIVEGDSAGGSAKQARSRRNQAIMPLRGKILNVERARFDRVIGSQELGTLITALGTGIKDEFNIDKIRYHKIVIMTDADVDGAHIRTLLLTFFYRHMPEVIQRGYMYIAQPPLFKVKRGNSSEVYLKDEAALENYLIDAAIDDVVLGAGPSARGGNDLRDLMVRSRTVRNAINTLAQRIGNDDVVEQAAIAGAFDENVFANAELAGKICAAMADRLNAIAGPREKGWKVEFTPVGGYMATRTLRGVTDRVRIPAEQVRGAEGYRLAGVIDFLRENFSESADFVTKDGKVICTINGPMSLHTAVQEYGRKGLQIQRYKGLGEMNPEQLWETTLDPEVRTLLQVTIKDAQKADELFSTLMGDVVEPRREFIQNNALKVSNLDV, from the coding sequence ATGAGCGAACCGGCCCAAAAGAACATCATGAGCAACGAAGACGCCGCCCAAAATTATTCCGCAGATTCGATCAAGGTTTTGCGGGGTCTGGATGCCGTGCGCAAACGCCCGGGCATGTATATCGGTGATACCGATGACGGATCGGGTTTGCACCATATGGTGTACGAAGTTGTCGATAACGGCATCGACGAGGCCTTGGCCGGCCATTCTGATTTGCTGGTCGTGACATTGAATGCCGATGGGTCCGCCACCATTCGCGATAACGGCCGCGGTATTCCGGTTGGTATTCACGCCGAAGAAGGCGTGTCCGCCGCCGAAGTGATCATGACGCAATTGCACGCGGGCGGTAAGTTCGACCAGAATTCGTACAAAGTGTCCGGCGGTCTGCACGGTGTTGGTGTGTCCGTTGTGAACGCCTTGTCCGAATGGCTGGAATTGCGTATCTGGCGCGAAGGCAAAGAATGGTTCATGCGTTTCCGCCACGGTGAGGCCGAGGCCCCGCTGAAAGAAGTGGGCGACATGAAACCGGGCCAGCGCAATGGTACGGAAGTCACCTTCCTGCCGTCACCGGCGACGTTCACCATGACGGAATTTGATTTCACAACGCTGGAAGATCGCTTGCGCGAACTGGCGTTCCTGAACTCGGGCGTGCGCATTACGCTGCGCGATAATCGCACGAATGAACCGCGCGAAACCGAATTCTTCTTCGAAGGCGGGATCGAAAGCTTTGTTCACTATCTGAACCGCAACAAAACACCGATCGCGAAAAAGCCGGTGTATATGCGCGCCGAAGAAAACAACATCACCGTTGAAGTGTCGATGGAATGGACCGATGCGTACCATGAAACCATGCAATGCTTCACCAACAACATTCCGCAACGGGATGGCGGGACGCACCTGCAGGGCTTCCGTAACGCGCTCACCCGCGTGTTGTCGAAATATGCGGAAGAAGAAGGTCTGCTGAAAAAAGCAAAAGATCTGAAAATCACCGGTGATGACATGCGCGAAGGTTTGACCTGCGTTTTGTCGGTGAAGGTGCCGGACCCGAAATTCTCGTCCCAGACGAAAGACAAACTGGTTTCGTCCGAAGTGCGCCCGGTTGTTGAATCGGTTGTGGGCGAATATCTGAATATCTGGCTGGGTGAAAACCCGACCGAGGCCAAGAAGGTTGTCGGTAAAATGATCGAGGCCGCCACGGCCCGTGAAGCGGCGCGTAAAGCCCGTGATTTGACCCGCCGCAAAGGTGTGATGGATATTTCCACTCTGCCGGGCAAATTGGCCGACTGTCAGGAGCGCGACCCGTCGAAATCCGAAATCTTCATCGTCGAGGGTGACTCGGCTGGTGGTTCCGCGAAACAGGCCCGGTCCCGCCGGAACCAGGCGATTATGCCGCTGCGCGGTAAGATCCTGAACGTTGAACGCGCGCGTTTTGACCGTGTGATCGGCAGCCAGGAATTGGGGACGTTGATTACCGCCCTGGGCACCGGGATTAAAGATGAATTTAACATTGACAAAATCCGTTATCACAAAATCGTTATCATGACTGACGCGGACGTTGACGGTGCGCACATTCGGACGCTGTTGCTGACGTTCTTCTATCGCCACATGCCGGAAGTGATCCAGCGTGGGTATATGTACATCGCGCAACCGCCACTGTTTAAAGTGAAGCGCGGGAATTCCAGCGAAGTGTATTTGAAAGATGAAGCCGCGCTGGAAAACTATCTGATCGATGCGGCGATTGATGATGTCGTTCTGGGCGCTGGCCCGTCGGCGCGCGGTGGTAACGATCTGCGTGATCTGATGGTGCGGTCCCGCACGGTCCGCAACGCGATCAACACGCTGGCGCAACGAATCGGCAATGATGATGTGGTTGAACAGGCCGCAATCGCCGGTGCGTTCGATGAAAACGTGTTTGCCAATGCGGAACTGGCTGGAAAAATCTGCGCCGCCATGGCGGATCGCCTGAACGCGATCGCCGGGCCGAGAGAAAAAGGCTGGAAAGTCGAATTTACCCCGGTGGGCGGTTATATGGCCACACGCACATTGCGCGGCGTCACCGACCGTGTTCGCATTCCGGCGGAACAGGTCCGCGGGGCCGAGGGCTATCGCCTGGCCGGTGTGATTGATTTCTTGCGCGAAAACTTCTCGGAATCGGCCGATTTCGTGACGAAGGATGGCAAAGTCATCTGCACCATCAATGGCCCGATGAGCCTGCATACAGCCGTGCAGGAATATGGCCGCAAGGGTCTGCAGATCCAGCGCTATAAAGGTCTTGGTGAAATGAACCCGGAACAATTGTGGGAAACCACGTTGGACCCGGAGGTGCGCACCCTGTTGCAGGTGACGATTAAAGACGCGCAGAAGGCCGATGAATTGTTCTCGACCCTGATGGGCGACGTGGTCGAACCGCGCCGCGAGTTCATTCAGAACAACGCGTTGAAAGTTTCCAATCTGGACGTTTAA
- the dnaN gene encoding DNA polymerase III subunit beta, with protein sequence MKLTIDRAALLRSLSHVQSAVERRNTIPILANVLLRAEDGALAMTTTDMDLEINESVAATVQAPGATTAPAHTLHDIIRKMPDGSAIELAVDGSGNTMTVKAGRSTFKLSCLPVGDFPELGGHDMPVNFAMPAAELRALIDRTKFAMSTEETRYYLNGIYIHAGANGNLKVLRAVATDGHRLARFEMPLPDGADAMPGVIIPRKAVGELRKLLDEAADTIEIGLSQSKVRFAFDHIVMTSKLVDGTFPNYEQVIPTGNTKVVEVNPKLFSGAIDRVSTISDGKSRAVKIALNGKTMTLSANSPDSGSATEDLEVNGNDNMEIGFNARYLMDITSQISGDGCRMMLADAASPTIIQDTSDPSALYVLMPLRV encoded by the coding sequence ATGAAGCTGACGATTGATCGTGCCGCGCTGTTGCGTTCCTTGAGCCACGTGCAAAGCGCTGTAGAGCGCCGGAACACTATTCCAATTCTGGCCAACGTTCTGCTGCGCGCGGAAGACGGTGCCCTGGCCATGACCACCACGGACATGGATTTGGAAATCAACGAATCGGTTGCCGCCACGGTGCAGGCTCCGGGTGCGACGACCGCTCCGGCCCACACGCTGCACGACATTATCCGCAAAATGCCCGATGGCTCCGCGATTGAACTGGCGGTTGATGGATCTGGCAACACCATGACGGTGAAGGCGGGTCGTTCCACATTCAAACTGTCCTGCCTGCCGGTTGGTGACTTCCCGGAATTGGGCGGCCACGATATGCCGGTCAATTTCGCAATGCCGGCGGCTGAGCTGCGTGCCTTGATTGATCGCACCAAATTCGCGATGAGCACGGAAGAAACCCGCTATTACCTGAACGGTATTTACATCCATGCCGGGGCGAACGGAAACCTGAAGGTTCTGCGCGCTGTGGCCACCGATGGTCACCGTCTGGCCCGTTTTGAAATGCCGTTGCCGGATGGCGCCGATGCAATGCCGGGCGTGATTATCCCGCGTAAAGCCGTTGGTGAACTGCGCAAATTGCTGGACGAAGCCGCCGACACCATTGAAATCGGCCTGTCCCAAAGCAAAGTGCGTTTCGCATTCGATCACATCGTGATGACCTCGAAACTGGTTGATGGCACCTTCCCGAACTATGAACAGGTGATTCCGACCGGCAACACCAAAGTGGTCGAAGTGAACCCGAAACTGTTCTCTGGCGCGATTGACCGTGTGTCGACCATTTCCGATGGGAAATCCCGCGCGGTGAAAATTGCCCTGAACGGCAAAACCATGACCCTGTCCGCCAACTCCCCGGATTCGGGCAGTGCGACCGAGGATTTGGAAGTCAACGGTAACGACAACATGGAAATCGGCTTCAACGCCCGTTACCTGATGGACATTACCAGCCAAATTTCCGGTGATGGGTGCCGCATGATGCTGGCCGACGCCGCATCCCCGACGATTATTCAGGATACAAGCGATCCGTCCGCTCTGTACGTTCTGATGCCGTTGCGCGTCTAA